Proteins from a single region of Runella sp. SP2:
- the nuoE gene encoding NAD(P)H-dependent oxidoreductase subunit E, with translation MTETTHTVAFTTERLAKAKEIIARYPEGKQKSALLPLLHLAQEQYGWVSPEVMDYVAGLLNILPIEVYEVASFYTMFHLDPVGKHVIEYCRTGPCCLMGGEDVYGYLKTKLGIDTGETTPDGKFTIKEVECLAACGWGPVFQVREKYYMNLTNEKIDEIIDELSKD, from the coding sequence ATGACTGAAACTACACATACCGTTGCTTTTACTACCGAGCGTCTAGCCAAAGCCAAAGAAATCATAGCTCGCTATCCAGAAGGTAAACAAAAATCTGCCCTTTTGCCTTTGCTTCACCTTGCCCAAGAACAATACGGCTGGGTAAGCCCTGAGGTGATGGATTATGTGGCTGGATTACTCAATATTTTGCCCATTGAAGTTTATGAGGTGGCTTCGTTTTATACCATGTTTCACCTTGACCCCGTTGGCAAACACGTCATTGAGTATTGCCGCACAGGTCCTTGCTGTCTCATGGGCGGTGAAGATGTTTATGGATACCTCAAAACAAAATTGGGAATTGATACGGGCGAAACCACACCTGATGGTAAATTTACCATCAAAGAAGTGGAATGCTTAGCTGCCTGCGGTTGGGGGCCTGTCTTCCAAGTTCGTGAAAAATATTACATGAACCTGACCAATGAGAAGATTGACGAAATCATTGACGAATTAAGCAAAGACTAA
- the nuoF gene encoding NADH-quinone oxidoreductase subunit NuoF, whose amino-acid sequence MPVKILTEHINVPGIDTFEVYRKMGGYTAVEKALKKMTPDEIVEEVKKSGVRGRGGAGFPMGMKWSFLAKPEGVPRYLVCNADESEPGTFKDHYLMKNNPHLLIEGMIVSSFALGANKSFIYVRGELMYVIHILERAIEEAKAAGFLGKNILGTGYDLELVVQPGGGAYICGEETALLESLEGKRGNPRNKPPFPAVKGLYQCPTVVNNVESISNTPWIVNNGGEAYAALGVGRSTGTKLISVSGHVNKPGVYEIPLGITVEDFIYADEWCGGIRPGHHLKAVVAGGSSVPILPANLILTLANGDKRLMTYESLSDGGFATGTMLGSGGFIVMDETTCIVRNTLTFARFYHHESCGQCSPCREGTGWMDKVLDRIEHGKGNMRDIDLLVDVAKKIEGNTICPLGDAAAWPIAAAIRHFRHEFEWHVTHPLEATKPGAVYRGEMELV is encoded by the coding sequence ATGCCAGTAAAAATTCTTACCGAACACATAAATGTTCCCGGTATCGACACCTTCGAAGTCTATCGTAAGATGGGCGGTTATACTGCGGTAGAAAAGGCATTGAAAAAAATGACTCCCGACGAAATCGTTGAGGAAGTCAAAAAATCAGGTGTCAGAGGACGCGGTGGAGCAGGTTTCCCAATGGGAATGAAGTGGAGCTTTTTGGCTAAACCAGAAGGAGTGCCACGCTACTTGGTCTGCAACGCCGATGAGTCAGAACCTGGTACTTTCAAAGACCACTACTTAATGAAAAACAACCCTCACTTGTTGATTGAGGGAATGATTGTTTCAAGTTTTGCGCTTGGTGCCAACAAATCCTTCATTTATGTACGTGGTGAATTGATGTACGTCATTCACATCCTCGAAAGAGCCATTGAAGAAGCAAAAGCTGCGGGCTTTTTAGGGAAAAATATTTTGGGAACTGGCTATGACCTTGAATTGGTCGTTCAACCAGGCGGTGGTGCTTACATCTGCGGAGAAGAAACGGCCCTTCTTGAATCATTAGAAGGAAAACGTGGCAATCCGCGCAACAAACCACCGTTCCCTGCTGTTAAAGGGCTTTACCAATGCCCCACGGTGGTTAATAACGTGGAATCTATCTCAAATACACCTTGGATTGTCAACAATGGTGGTGAAGCTTATGCTGCACTTGGGGTAGGTCGTAGCACAGGAACAAAACTTATTTCGGTTTCTGGCCACGTCAACAAACCTGGGGTTTATGAAATTCCATTAGGTATTACAGTGGAAGACTTTATCTATGCCGACGAGTGGTGCGGTGGGATTCGCCCTGGTCACCACCTCAAAGCGGTGGTAGCAGGAGGTTCTTCTGTGCCTATTTTGCCTGCTAACCTTATCCTAACGCTGGCCAATGGAGACAAACGTTTGATGACGTATGAATCATTGTCAGACGGAGGTTTTGCCACAGGTACCATGCTGGGGTCAGGTGGGTTTATCGTCATGGATGAAACTACTTGTATCGTTCGCAATACCTTGACCTTTGCCCGTTTCTACCATCACGAGTCGTGCGGCCAATGTTCGCCTTGTCGCGAAGGAACTGGCTGGATGGACAAAGTACTCGACCGCATCGAACACGGCAAAGGAAACATGCGTGACATTGACTTGTTGGTGGACGTAGCCAAGAAAATTGAAGGAAACACCATCTGTCCATTAGGAGATGCAGCAGCTTGGCCAATAGCGGCGGCAATTCGTCACTTCCGTCATGAATTTGAATGGCACGTGACCCATCCGCTCGAAGCAACAAAACCCGGTGCAGTGTACCGTGGTGAAATGGAATTAGTTTAA
- a CDS encoding 2Fe-2S iron-sulfur cluster-binding protein, with translation METTAPQLFKITFDGIEIEVPPGTTIMQAARKIAEADPTKMHLAPPAMCYYEPLKGSGGKCRACLVKVSAGSAKDPRPMPKLVPSCITAVQDGMIVENTTNEAVVETRKGIVEFLLLNHPLDCPVCDQAGECHLQDFAFEHGRVQTRYEEDRRTFEKQDIGPYVQLHMTRCILCYRCVFTADQITNKRVHGVMNRGDHAEISTYIEKAIDNDFSGNVIDVCPVGALTDKTYRFKNRVWFTKPVDAHCDCEKCSGKVTLWYRGDEVIRVTARKNEWGEVKDFICNTCRFERKKTSDWTIEGPMKVARYSVIMANKYRADLKKPEFGLKVAASQYKQIDDSRPFVTDNNTIRELSKENNAKANQRSLAENN, from the coding sequence ATGGAAACTACTGCACCGCAGTTATTCAAAATAACGTTTGACGGTATCGAAATCGAAGTGCCGCCTGGAACGACCATCATGCAAGCGGCCCGTAAAATCGCCGAAGCCGATCCTACAAAAATGCACCTTGCTCCGCCAGCTATGTGCTACTATGAGCCATTGAAGGGTTCGGGGGGGAAATGCCGTGCTTGCTTGGTAAAAGTATCCGCAGGGTCAGCCAAAGACCCGCGCCCTATGCCTAAGTTGGTACCTTCGTGTATTACGGCCGTGCAAGACGGTATGATTGTTGAAAACACGACCAACGAGGCCGTGGTAGAAACCCGCAAGGGAATCGTGGAGTTTTTGCTCCTCAACCACCCACTCGATTGCCCAGTGTGCGACCAAGCAGGCGAATGTCACCTTCAAGATTTTGCTTTTGAACATGGCCGTGTTCAGACACGCTACGAAGAAGACCGCCGTACGTTTGAAAAGCAGGACATTGGGCCGTATGTTCAATTACACATGACGCGCTGTATTTTGTGCTATCGTTGTGTATTTACTGCTGACCAAATCACCAACAAACGTGTACACGGGGTGATGAACCGTGGCGACCATGCCGAAATTAGTACCTACATCGAAAAAGCCATTGATAATGATTTCTCAGGAAACGTTATTGATGTTTGCCCAGTAGGTGCATTGACTGATAAAACCTACCGCTTCAAAAACCGTGTTTGGTTCACCAAGCCAGTAGATGCACACTGTGATTGTGAAAAATGTAGTGGCAAAGTGACGTTGTGGTACCGTGGAGATGAAGTAATTCGCGTTACTGCGCGCAAAAACGAATGGGGAGAAGTTAAAGACTTCATTTGTAACACTTGCCGTTTTGAACGTAAAAAGACCAGTGACTGGACCATCGAAGGCCCAATGAAAGTGGCGCGTTACTCGGTGATTATGGCCAATAAATACCGCGCTGACTTGAAAAAACCTGAATTTGGTTTGAAAGTAGCGGCCTCGCAATACAAACAAATTGATGATTCTCGCCCGTTTGTCACTGACAACAACACCATTCGGGAACTGAGTAAAGAAAATAACGCGAAAGCCAATCAACGTTCATTGGCCGAGAACAACTAA
- the nuoH gene encoding NADH-quinone oxidoreductase subunit NuoH: MAFSIDAAFIIKAIIILLIFAITLLIATYSTYAERKVAAFIQDRIGPDRAGPFGLLQPIADAVKMFFKEDFIPSNASKWLFILGPCLSMLTALMTSAVIPFGDSIKYEAAPGKVWDVAVQAIDVNIGILYVFGVVSLGVYGIMVGGWASNNKFSLLGAIRAASQNISYEISMGLAIVAILMMTGSLSIRHIVEQQHGGNWNIFYQPLGFVIFITCAFAECNRTPFDLPECETELIGGYHTEYSSMKLGFYLFAEYINMFVSSAMIASLYFGGYNYPGMDWVQAKLIAATGEITGHNLATLVGTLVFFGKSLFFVFFYMWVRWTLPRFRYDQLMNLGWKGLIPLAIVNIILTGGAILYLKPLVVSLLK, encoded by the coding sequence ATGGCTTTTTCAATAGACGCAGCTTTTATCATCAAGGCAATTATAATATTACTCATTTTTGCCATTACCCTGTTGATAGCAACTTACTCCACTTATGCAGAACGCAAGGTGGCAGCTTTTATTCAAGACCGTATTGGCCCCGACCGTGCAGGTCCGTTCGGGTTATTGCAACCCATCGCTGATGCCGTTAAAATGTTCTTTAAAGAGGATTTCATTCCATCAAATGCCAGCAAATGGCTGTTTATTTTAGGCCCGTGTCTTTCCATGCTTACCGCATTAATGACCAGCGCGGTTATTCCGTTTGGTGACAGCATTAAGTACGAAGCCGCCCCTGGTAAGGTTTGGGACGTGGCCGTACAAGCCATCGACGTTAACATTGGTATTCTTTATGTGTTTGGCGTCGTTTCGCTTGGTGTTTATGGAATCATGGTGGGTGGCTGGGCTTCCAACAATAAATTCTCACTTTTGGGCGCGATTCGTGCGGCTTCGCAAAACATCAGTTACGAAATCTCAATGGGTTTGGCTATTGTTGCCATTTTGATGATGACAGGGTCACTTTCTATCCGTCATATCGTAGAACAACAACACGGCGGAAATTGGAATATTTTCTATCAACCATTGGGTTTTGTTATTTTCATAACATGTGCGTTTGCCGAGTGTAACCGTACTCCTTTTGACCTTCCAGAGTGCGAAACGGAACTCATTGGTGGTTATCACACTGAGTATAGTTCAATGAAACTAGGCTTCTACCTCTTTGCGGAATACATTAATATGTTTGTTTCATCCGCAATGATTGCCAGTCTTTATTTTGGTGGATACAATTACCCAGGTATGGATTGGGTACAAGCTAAATTGATTGCTGCAACGGGAGAAATTACTGGTCACAACCTTGCTACATTGGTAGGTACGTTGGTTTTCTTTGGTAAATCATTGTTCTTTGTATTCTTCTACATGTGGGTACGTTGGACATTGCCTCGCTTCCGTTACGACCAACTAATGAACCTTGGCTGGAAAGGACTCATCCCATTGGCCATTGTCAACATCATCTTGACGGGTGGTGCCATTTTGTACTTGAAACCATTAGTAGTTTCACTTTTGAAATAG
- a CDS encoding NADH-quinone oxidoreductase subunit I, which yields MQLTNRSKQVSNKEMTFAEKIYLPAIVTGLGITIKHFFQKKVTIKYPEVKKNLGPVFRGRHVLKRDDQGRERCTACGLCAVACPAEAISMVASERQKGEENLYREEKYAAVYEINMLRCIFCGLCEEACPKQAIYLRHDEFVPVFTERDQVIWGKDKLAENMNNRYLRTAWTKEEAHEHNLKGIVAQPRTQL from the coding sequence ATGCAACTTACGAATCGTTCAAAACAAGTTAGTAATAAAGAAATGACTTTTGCAGAGAAGATTTATCTTCCTGCCATTGTCACAGGTCTAGGGATTACGATTAAGCACTTTTTCCAGAAAAAAGTAACCATCAAATATCCCGAAGTTAAAAAGAATCTTGGCCCCGTATTTCGCGGGCGTCATGTCCTCAAACGCGACGACCAAGGCCGCGAACGCTGTACTGCCTGCGGTTTGTGCGCCGTAGCCTGTCCTGCTGAGGCTATTTCAATGGTGGCTTCAGAACGCCAAAAAGGAGAAGAAAATCTTTATCGTGAGGAGAAATACGCTGCCGTATATGAAATCAACATGCTACGTTGCATTTTCTGCGGCTTGTGCGAAGAAGCTTGTCCGAAACAAGCAATTTACCTTCGTCACGATGAGTTTGTGCCCGTATTTACCGAACGTGATCAAGTGATTTGGGGAAAAGACAAGTTGGCCGAAAATATGAACAACCGTTATTTGCGCACCGCTTGGACCAAAGAAGAAGCGCACGAACACAACTTGAAAGGTATCGTAGCACAACCAAGAACACAACTGTAA
- a CDS encoding NADH-quinone oxidoreductase subunit J, whose protein sequence is MDFSTFINNLTPAAIFFYVLSFLTILCGLMVVLARNPIHSVLFLIGTFFCLSGHYVLLNAQFLAAVNIIVYAGAIMVLFLFVIMFLNLRQEDEESKTNLVKIAATIVGGTLGVIMVGVLRKSQFGSYNPYEFNSQVGMVESLGNVLYNDYLLPFELASVLFLIAMVGAVMLGRREAGDRHF, encoded by the coding sequence ATGGACTTTTCAACTTTTATTAATAACCTTACCCCCGCCGCAATCTTTTTCTACGTACTTTCGTTTTTGACGATTTTGTGCGGGCTAATGGTCGTTTTAGCAAGAAACCCAATCCATAGCGTGCTTTTTTTGATTGGCACTTTCTTTTGTTTATCAGGACATTATGTACTTCTAAACGCCCAATTCCTAGCTGCTGTTAATATCATCGTTTATGCAGGGGCTATCATGGTACTTTTCTTATTTGTCATTATGTTCTTGAACTTGCGTCAAGAAGACGAAGAATCGAAAACCAATTTAGTCAAAATCGCGGCAACCATTGTGGGTGGAACCCTCGGGGTTATCATGGTCGGTGTGTTGCGTAAATCACAATTTGGCTCTTACAACCCTTACGAATTTAATTCGCAAGTGGGGATGGTAGAAAGCCTCGGAAATGTACTTTACAACGATTATTTACTTCCTTTTGAATTAGCGTCGGTATTGTTCCTCATTGCCATGGTAGGTGCCGTGATGTTGGGACGCCGCGAGGCTGGTGATAGACATTTTTAA
- a CDS encoding anhydro-N-acetylmuramic acid kinase — protein sequence MNANLRKLVEIAQKPTRRIIGLMSGTSMDGLDIALCRFSGHGANTTLTLEKFDTIAFGDDIKDEIRRVFAKKEIDFQHLCLLNPWVGNLHGKLVLDCLKKWQIAPQDIDVVASHGQTVFHAPKILHRLDKYPNATLQIGDGDHIAVTTGIITVSDFRQKHCAAGGEGAPLAVYGDYFIFSKKDENRIMLNMGGIANFTYLPGTLDAQEVFVTDTGPGNTLIDAFMRKFFNLPYDKDGKVALSGHVNQSLLDALKKDAFFKGPFPKTTGPELFSLDYVRIAQQRSNTTSLSPEDLVATLTQFSAETIAEAILKVFQQGQNYHLYLSGGGMHNPALIDALRKLLPDFPMEATDSLGISGDAKEAVLFAILANEMLCGDTVDFGTREGVPSVSMGKISFPN from the coding sequence ATGAATGCAAACCTCAGAAAATTAGTTGAGATTGCACAAAAGCCAACGCGACGAATCATAGGGCTCATGTCTGGGACATCCATGGATGGTTTAGACATAGCCCTATGTCGTTTTAGTGGGCATGGTGCAAATACAACGCTTACCCTCGAAAAATTCGACACCATTGCTTTTGGTGATGACATCAAAGATGAAATTCGTCGGGTTTTTGCCAAAAAAGAAATTGATTTCCAACACCTTTGTCTCCTCAATCCGTGGGTGGGAAATTTGCACGGAAAACTCGTGCTGGATTGTTTGAAGAAATGGCAAATAGCCCCCCAAGACATTGATGTTGTCGCCAGTCACGGGCAAACGGTTTTTCATGCCCCAAAAATTTTGCATCGGCTAGATAAATACCCCAACGCTACGCTTCAAATTGGCGATGGAGACCATATCGCCGTAACGACGGGCATTATAACTGTAAGCGATTTTCGGCAAAAACACTGCGCGGCAGGTGGCGAAGGTGCGCCTCTAGCAGTTTATGGCGACTATTTTATTTTTTCCAAAAAAGACGAAAACCGCATCATGCTCAATATGGGTGGAATTGCTAATTTCACCTATCTCCCAGGCACGCTCGATGCCCAAGAGGTGTTTGTTACGGACACGGGACCAGGTAATACCCTCATCGACGCATTTATGCGTAAGTTCTTTAACCTGCCCTACGACAAAGATGGAAAAGTTGCCCTGAGTGGTCATGTCAATCAGTCTTTGTTAGACGCGTTGAAAAAAGATGCCTTTTTTAAAGGACCATTTCCCAAAACAACAGGGCCTGAATTATTCAGTTTGGATTATGTCCGAATCGCTCAGCAACGTAGCAATACCACCTCACTTTCACCCGAAGATTTAGTGGCAACACTTACCCAATTTTCGGCAGAAACCATCGCTGAAGCCATTTTAAAGGTATTCCAACAAGGCCAAAATTACCATCTCTATTTGAGTGGAGGTGGAATGCACAACCCAGCCCTCATTGATGCTCTTCGGAAGCTATTGCCTGATTTTCCAATGGAAGCAACCGATTCTTTAGGTATTTCAGGAGATGCAAAAGAAGCTGTATTGTTTGCAATACTTGCCAACGAAATGCTTTGTGGCGATACTGTTGATTTTGGCACACGTGAAGGTGTTCCGAGTGTATCCATGGGAAAAATCTCTTTCCCAAATTAG
- a CDS encoding aspartyl protease family protein: MRRWFLSFAIACCLPLSLLAQRGQKKEDKFGFFLQGNMKFTRIPFEMHANLIVVPVHINGSDTLHFILDTGVSSVIITNPNSLKREKLKFTRKVVLTGAGEGESLTASVAIGNTLEMGKMKATYQNIVVLEQDVLRLSEYVGIPIDGIFGYEVFNNFVVTIDFVNKELLLTKPGSYKYRSRHGDRYPIVVEDTKPYADVIALVDNGQELPIRVVIDTGAGHALLIDKHADNQIRLPEKVLRAQLGRGLNGVINGNLGRIDKVRFGKYELDNVLASFPDSVSFGMKFASRHERQGNIGCELLRRFKVTFNYADRYIVLKPVKRRLKETFEHDMSGIEFRAQGQDFKDYIIDKVVEASPAWDAGLQEGDELLFINNKSADDLIISEIYKLLQKGEGKEIAMLVRRKGVIHFAKFQLKRMI, translated from the coding sequence ATGAGACGGTGGTTTTTATCTTTCGCAATAGCCTGTTGTTTGCCACTTTCACTTTTGGCCCAGCGAGGCCAAAAAAAAGAAGACAAATTTGGCTTCTTCCTGCAGGGTAATATGAAGTTTACCCGCATCCCTTTTGAAATGCACGCTAATCTAATCGTTGTACCAGTTCACATCAACGGTTCAGATACTCTCCACTTTATTCTCGATACGGGAGTAAGTTCGGTGATTATTACCAATCCTAATTCTTTGAAAAGGGAAAAACTGAAATTTACCCGTAAAGTGGTCTTAACTGGGGCGGGAGAAGGAGAGTCGTTGACGGCTTCGGTCGCCATTGGTAATACCCTTGAAATGGGGAAAATGAAAGCTACGTATCAGAATATCGTTGTTTTAGAACAAGATGTGCTTCGGCTGTCGGAATACGTGGGGATTCCAATAGATGGTATTTTTGGCTATGAAGTGTTTAACAATTTTGTGGTAACGATTGATTTTGTTAATAAAGAGTTGCTATTGACAAAGCCTGGAAGTTACAAATACCGCAGCCGTCACGGCGATCGCTATCCGATAGTAGTAGAAGATACCAAGCCTTATGCCGACGTTATTGCGCTGGTGGACAATGGGCAAGAACTCCCCATTAGGGTGGTGATTGATACGGGTGCTGGCCATGCCTTGTTGATTGACAAACATGCTGATAACCAAATCAGGCTTCCAGAAAAAGTGCTTCGGGCGCAGCTTGGGAGAGGATTAAACGGTGTCATAAATGGTAATCTTGGCCGAATCGATAAAGTACGTTTTGGCAAATACGAACTAGACAATGTTTTGGCGTCGTTTCCTGATAGTGTATCGTTTGGAATGAAGTTTGCCAGTCGTCACGAACGTCAAGGAAATATTGGTTGTGAGCTTTTAAGACGTTTTAAAGTGACGTTCAATTATGCTGATCGGTATATTGTACTCAAACCCGTCAAACGTCGTTTGAAAGAAACTTTTGAACACGATATGAGTGGAATTGAGTTTCGCGCCCAAGGCCAAGATTTTAAAGACTATATTATTGATAAAGTGGTTGAAGCGTCACCTGCTTGGGACGCGGGCTTACAGGAAGGCGACGAGCTCCTTTTTATCAATAATAAATCAGCCGATGATTTGATTATCAGTGAAATATACAAACTTCTTCAAAAAGGGGAGGGCAAAGAAATTGCGATGCTAGTTCGTCGCAAAGGGGTCATTCATTTTGCCAAATTTCAGTTGAAAAGAATGATTTAA